The following coding sequences lie in one Miscanthus floridulus cultivar M001 chromosome 9, ASM1932011v1, whole genome shotgun sequence genomic window:
- the LOC136482984 gene encoding uncharacterized protein — MGAKRAASAAGTAALVYVSLSGRLSPASGDETRRRKSAEEERWPERAPASWREAVAVLSRTAGFAYAETLGKWPLGDIAFGINHYMRIQGNLQHEYTGSNCVPLDGPGVRQELIGLLRYLRLCMFFSKKPYEVFLEFGGYGQSDILIRKSKSQVCITLSQLMFYSIRCKWRYLIELCDSIQFMKPAFTVVCDESTKSFILFIRGATSTKDRLTAATAAEVPFHHSVLQDGRRSNLVAGHAHCGMVAAARWIADQAIPCLRKAVEQFPDYRVKIIGHSMGAGIAAILTYMLREDNKLSSSSCIAFGPAACMTWDLAESGKDFVTSVVNKNDMVPSFGKASAANLRTEVMASSWAPDLQEQIQQTRILGFVNSSVNFMRSHIPFVSNTGSDNTPMDELNLSANVRAAVQKHSSLSCWSSVAVNTQFLEALVNPTQGIPALMPAYRGTEQNTEKPTIAREPASCFPGELNRQKSDSVETDPEEKATDQEHMDQLLKALRSSQMVSQDPHQLYPPGRIMHMVELPAPEGLSTGEQCHQNEVVAIYETPRSMYGKIRLARTMIRDHYMPRYIEAMEMLIDKLAEDEDDTDNRLD; from the exons ATGGGGGCGAAACGGGCCGCGTCGGCGGCGGGAACGGCGGCCCTAGTGTACGTCTCGCTGTCGGGGCGCCTCTCCCCGGCGTCTGGCGACGAGACTCGGCGGCGGAAGAGCGCGGAGGAGGAGAGGTGGCCGGAGCGGGCGCCGGCGAGCTGGAGGGAGGCGGTGGCGGTTCTGTCGAGGACGGCTGGGTTCGCGTACGCCGAAACGCTCGGCAAGTGGCCGCTCGGGGACATCGCCTTCGGGATCAACCACTACATGCGCATCCAG GGCAATCTGCAGCATGAGTACACTGGCAGCAATTGTGTGCCCCTGGATGGTCCTGGAGTAAGGCAGGAGCTGATTGGACTTCTCAGATACCTCAGACTCTGCATGTTCTTCTCCAAGAAGCCATATGAAGTGTTCCTAGAGTTTGGTGGTTATGGACAGAGTGATATTCTCATAAGGAAGTCGAAGTCACAGGTTTGTATTACCCTGAGCCAGCTGATGTTCTACAGCATACGTTGCAAGTGGAGATACCTCATAGAACTTTGTGATTCTATTCAGTTTATGAAGCCTGCATTCACGGTTGTCTGCGATGAAAGTACCAAATCCTTCATCCTTTTCATTCGGGGAGCGACCAGCACTAAGGATCGTCTGACTGCTGCAACTGCTGCAGAAGTTCCATTCCATCATTCAGTGTTGCAAGATGGACGTAGATCCAATTTAGTGGCTGGACATGCGCATTGTGGAATGGTTGCTGCCGCTCGTTGGATTGCAGATCAGGCCATTCCATGCCTAAGGAAAGCAGTCGAACAATTCCCAGACTACAGAGTTAAG ATCATTGGGCATTCAATGGGAGCTGGTATTGCTGCGATATTAACATACATGCTACGCGAGGACAATAAGTTATCATCATCCTCATGTATTGCGTTTGGACCAG CTGCTTGCATGACCTGGGACTTGGCTGAGTCAGGCAAAGACTTCGTTACCTCTGTTGTCAACAAAAACGACATGGTGCCATCTTTCGGCAAAGCTTCAGCTGCCAACCTTCGCACAGAG GTTATGGCATCGTCATGGGCTCCAGACCTCCAAGAACAAATTCAGCAAACAAGAATCTTGGGTTTTGTAAATAGCTCTGTGAATTTCATGCGATCCCACATTCCCTTTGTATCCAACACAGGGTCTGACAACACTCCTATG GATGAGTTGAACCTTTCAGCAAATGTGCGTGCCGCTGTGCAGAAGCACTCTTCACTGTCCTGCTGGTCATCTGTCGCTGTTAATACGCAATTTCTGGAGGCTCTGGTGAACCCCACTCAGGGCATTCCAGCATTGATGCCTGCATACAGAGGAACCGAGCAAAACACTGAAAAGCCAACAATTGCAAGAGAACCAGCCTCATGCTTTCCTGGAGAACTCAACCGTCAGAAATCAGATTCAGTGGAGACTGACCCAGAGGAGAAAGCAACAGACCAAGAACACATGGATCAGCTTCTGAAGGCCTTGCGATCATCGCAAATGGTCTCCCAGGATCCTCACCAGCTGTACCCTCCGGGCAGAATCATGCACATGGTTGAGCTGCCAGCACCAGAAGGGCTGAGCACAGGCGAGCAATGCCACCAGAATGAGGTAGTTGCCATCTATGAGACCCCTCGCAGCATGTATGGCAAGATCCGGCTGGCGAGAACCATGATCAGAGACCATTACATGCCGAGGTACATCGAGGCGATGGAGATGCTGATCGACAAGCTtgcagaggatgaggatgacactgacAACCGGTTGGACTAA